The Corvus moneduloides isolate bCorMon1 chromosome 4, bCorMon1.pri, whole genome shotgun sequence genomic interval GAATCCAGGTAACGTTTCTCTAATTGTTGTTTGGAACCTCAGTAATGATTGTGGCCAGTCACTGAGATGGCAGTGGCTGTTCAGAGGGCTGCTCTAGGTTGCTGTTAGGCCGGTTTCATTAACTTCTCTTAAAAAGTGCAGTTGTGCTCAAAATGAGGTAACTAGTTGACTTCAGTCTGGAACATCTGGACTTcacaaaaagaatttaattccCAGTTTTCAAGCTTTGTGTTTacctctctccctttttttttgtgaatcgTAAAAGTAATTTGCATACAGTATTAATAGTCAGTAGATAGATTCTGAATTCCTCATGAATATTCATCCCTCTTCAGCATAGAAGGTATGTTCTACTGTTCTAGATGGCTGACACGTCTCTGCTTGGACATTATCGGGACTAATAATTTAACTGCCTGCCAGCATTTGGGGAGAGCAGAGTCACATCTGAAtagctgctccagctgcagtcTGGCAAACACACTGAACTACTAAAGAGTAAACTCTGGCTTTCTCTAGGTGCACATGAACAAACTTGATATGTTCAGGAACATGCCAGAAATCCTGTGCCACGTTACCACAGACCGACACACGCAGATTCACGCCTGCCGACATCCTCGGGTGCGTTCGTTCTGCAAAGCCTCCCCTGACTTTGCTGGGAAAGTGTGGTTATAGGTGCTGATGTTTGGGACCTTTTGGGTTAATGAAGACTGGTGAAATGGTGACTTAATGTAAAGCAGAGTGAAAACCTTAGTTAGTGGGttgaaggttttggggttttaaaaaaaaaaaggaaaaatgtattaatttatGCTAGAAGTAATTTAATTGTATTTGAAACCTGAAAATTGTGGTTTTAAGTGAAGTGAGACAAGCAATACTGGATCAATCAGGTATTATCCACTTCAGTGTATCAAAAGAGGCTCAGAATGACgcctgctgcagccacacactGTGTGGTTTTAGCACAGGCCCTCCCTTTCTGGgatggctggctggctggctggaggCTCCAGCTTGGAGGAACACAGGTAGAACCCAAGATGGCACATTGGGGCATTGGTCTCTGACTGATTCTCTCTGCCAGCTGCACTAAAGAAGCAAGGTGTGGTAAGGTCTTTCAAGGGAGTTATAAGTGAGAGAAGAACGTGGTTTGGCTAGATACTATGTTGCTTAATTTCTGGGTAAAAAAGGTCACTGTTGGGCTTAATTTTATATTCCATTGGACAGGATGAGGACTGCTTCCGAGGCAACAGACTGCCGTGTGGGATGACTTGCCACAATGGAACTCCCCTGCACATAATCAGCATCAAACCCTCCACGATGTGGTTcggggaaaggaaaaagaaaaccagtgtAATAGTGAGGTGAGCATTTGGGCCACACAGAAACCTGTTGTTTCAGGTTTGTAACTTGCCTGATACCTGTATAACTGAATCTCAGGTTATGCTGGTCTGTTGACCGAGGATGAAGAGCAATTACCTAATTTTTGTTCCTCCTCTGTTTTATTTAGGACTGGTGAGAGAACATACAGAGCTTGTTTCTCTTTCCACTCTTCATACAGCGAGGTTTGTATACTTGTAATACTGAGTATACATTGATTAAGGAAATGTAAGAGTTTTGATTATTCTGGAGTGGATGACATGACTTgtcataataaaaaatatcttgTCAGTAATAAGATATAAGGGGATAGGAAGTTCTGAATGCTGAAGacaaaaaattgctttaatatAGCTGCAGAGGAACTTGTTAATGTAGGGCAGGATTACAAGCCTGTTTCCTGTTCTCTGTTCTCAATGTATAGGTCACTGGTACAATTGTTTTGACTGCCTTTCTATTTTAGATTATTGTGTAACTGTGCAATGCTGAAAGCATGGAGTTTTGCTTCACAATACATTGTTTATCTACTCAGATTTGGGTGGGTTTGCCTTCTTTTCTCTGCCCACACATTTAAACATAATTCTCTCACATCCTGACTGCCACTGTTGCCCCTCTTCCTGTGTTAAAAACGAAAAGGAAACTGGTCATGGCAGCATCCTCCCCACAATCACACACTTTCATTTAACATGACTCAATACAGCTCTAAAAACACTTCTTTCTCCTAAAAAACTGAACTGAAACTGGATCAGTGATAACAATGAACTATCACAAAGTCTTGCACTACAAAATGGAGGAAGGCAGTACTGTTTTTAATATCCTGGATAAGTTTAAATTTGCTCTGCCATGCAGAATTTTAAATGTAGGTCCCAGTGTGGAATTTGCTGGTGGAATATGGGGGATAGTGTAACTGTAACATTCCTACCTCCACATGCAAAAATAGATGGGTccttgtcttggtttgagacagTTTAAAGGAGAACACTCTGGAACAAGTTGTCTCCCTTTATAGGTTCAACCAATCCCTTTCCACCAATAAGGAATGAACACGAgtagagagaaattaaaaaagaacagtttCCTAACAAGTGGAACAGCATCAGGCaaaaaagaacagtaaataACTGCTGGATACAAAATTGCAATAACATTATAGGTCACCCCAGGACAGTCCTACTGTCTGTACAGATAGGAGTGTAATCCACAACCTGCAAGTGTTTCCAATGCTCAGCACTGAAAAAGCCTCAGCAGGAGTGCCCCAAACTGGACACAATTCTTCAAGAAATTTACTGGAGATCATCCAGAAGACAACAGAGTAAGGCTTGGAAAAAACAGTGTATTTTGTCATAATAGGCTTTTACAGGGGACTGAAGAGAGACtttaggaagaggaaaggaataCCTGATCTGCATACCTGGAGACTTGAAGTGTCCAGTAAGGCAGCTGCATTTTGGAAAGATCAACAGCAGTAAGGACAGGCAAGCACTGGATCACATTCCAGGTCTTCCCAGCCTTTTCTTTCAGAGATAGTGATGGTCTGTGTAGATAATTGATACAGATAATTGCAGTGAGGTGTTAGGTGAGGCTGAGTTCTCAGCATTCTTTCAGGCCTGTTTTCTTGTTCCAGAGATACCCACTTTGACAGAGTCATGGGCTACATTGGTCTTTACTTAAGACTACTGGTAGTACTTTTGGATGTGCTTGCATCAGTGCTACCTTTAAGTGATTTTCTTAACTGTTGATGTAATTTGTTAAAttgcttcttcttttctggAATTTAGATCAAGGATTTCCTGAGCTATATCTCTCCTGTGAATGTGTATCCCAATGTACTGCCACTGGGTGCAACAGAGGACAAAGTTATGGAAATGTAAGTGACAAGTGGCTGCTGGCCAGAGGTGATCCAAACTCTGTTCCTGTAAGGACAATTCCCCTCCTGAATCCCAGCCTCTCAGGAGGGCCTCTGCCTTTTGCTTTACTTGTCagataattcagatttttttttctatattcagTCCCACAGATCTGGGCTTTCTGAAGCACATGTGTATGTTAAGCTGAGTCTCAGAGTTTGTATTCTACTTCTATCTGTGTGTAGAGGCTTTTCTGCTGGTAAACTCTGGGGTGAAGCTGAATACACATTCATCTCACTGTGTTCTGTGACCCATTTCTATTTGTCATTGCTACTTCTcagaagtttcttttaaagaggGTTTCTCTGGGGACTTGAActcctcctctctgcagagcatCAGAGGCCAGTTCTCTTGTGCTGCTACAGATGCTGGCAGCTTAAAAAGCGCCCTCGGGGGACAGGAGAGCTGTGGTGTGTCTCAGTCTGGACAGAACAAAGATGCctgttccttcttcctttcctccttagTAAGAAAGAAGACTTCCACTTAATAATCACTAAATAAAACCACAGTTGGATTTCGAGCCCTGTCAGCTTGTCTTCTCTAAGGAAGGAACTACAAGATAGTTTCCAAATTATGTACATGTTTTAAGGTAAATATATTGAAAGGACAGATTTCTACCTTTCAGCTGCTGAAGCTCGCCAATGAATCAAGGATTTTGCCCTAGGTATTGCTGCCtttgttttaacatttttgctgcagtgcctgtgaAAAGCATGGAGCAGTGTACTTAAAACAAGTTAAAAGGTTTACTTTTGCTCCTGAAAGCATATGCTGAGTTCTAAATATTAACTGCTTTTCTCATTCCCCTCAGATTAAAGCCACTATGCAGGTCATACAGGAGAAACATGGAACCCAGGTACAAGCCCTTAGGAACACTGAAGAGAGCCCACAAGAGAGAATTATCTGATACAGGTAAAGGTTCTGCTGCTACTACTGCACCTTAAATTAAAGTCTGAGACTAAGCAGAGATGCCAAGAGCCTTGGTGTTCACTGCAGCCTGCCTGTGTGTTCAAAGCAacagctggaaaggagaaatAGAAATGACGTGAACTTAGGTATTAGGAGGGTGAGAGAGCACTGATCACGTAAAAACACACTTGTTTGCAGTCTTAAAATGCACTTAATGCTCAACAGTCCTGTAAGTTTTTGGATGGAGCTCCTTCTCTCAGTCCTAGATCAGCCCTAGGAGAGCTTGTTCTAACTGTCCCTGTGCTAGACAAGGCAAGGCAAACACTGTCAATATCATCCTGCAAAATCTCCAGCTGGGttcaagaatattttcctcAATTTATactaaatgaatttttattaaaacttcGCTCTCAACAAGATTTTAGCAGAGATGTGAACTTTTCTTAgtgattttctgtttgttccttGCCAGATGAAGATGATCTCTTTgattcagaattaatttctacAAGGCCTAAGATTCCaaaacagcagagaggagagagcaggCCCTCCAGTACAGGGCAGtctgaaaatgctgaaggaaaCATTAATGAGGGCACAGAAAGTTATAAAGGGACCACAGCTTACACCTCCCTCAAGGTAGACTTTGTGGACTGTGAGGAATcaaatgatgatgataatgatgatgaagatgacgaagaagaatctgaaaaaaatacagttcaatTTCATTCCCATGAGCCAGATGCCACTTACACAGCCAATTTCAATGGAGTAACTAGTGACCAGCAGGAGTCTAATGCCAACGTCCCTTGCTGGGATGAATTTTTTACGGGTAATAAACTAGAAGAAAGTTCTGAAAATGAGGACAACGTGCCATCTTCAGCAGATGCTGGCGGGTCCCAGTCACTCTTCAGCGATTCAGATGGAGTAAGTGACTCAACACACATCTCCTCCCAAAATTCTTCTCAGTCAACACACATATCAGAGCaggggagccagggctgggataGCCAAATGGACACAGTGCTCATCACGTCCCAGGAGAGAAGTGCCCTGGACATGAGCAAAggggggagcagagcagtggttcctgtgctgcaggagactCCCACGGACACTCAGCTGGACAGTGGCAGGGGAAAGCCACCAGGTCAGAACAGACCTTGTGCCCACTATGGTGCCTGTGCCTTGAAAAGCAAAGGCTGTGAGAAAGCTGCAGAGGCTGGTGCTGCCCATGTTCAGGATGTGCTGGTGGAAATAAGTGACAGCTCCAGGACTCCTGATCTGGAGCTGAGGAGGGACTCCCAGAGCTCCTCTGACTTTGAAATTCCCTTAACTCCTGATGCTGAAGCACCTCAGCCAGATAAACTGCACCATTTATACAAGAAGCTTGCAGCAGGTGAAAACATTATCAATGAGAAAAAAGTCTCCTGAGAACTCATATAACTGATTACCTCGTGGTAATACCCAGCATGTTTACTAATACCTgaactctttttctctttgtgctgcTTACTCTCTGCAGCTATGCTGAGtcatgtttttttcagaaatatcttACTGTCAGAACTAGGAATCTGCAGCCTGTGTAACTTTATTGTTCCTTCcatgaaatactgaaaaggaAGTATTCCCAGGAGGGACTGTAAAAGCCTTCTACCTCTCAAGGTTCAATTCTCCAGGACTGTAAGCAGACAAAAAATGGACCAGACAAAACTAAGGGTAGAACACTAAATGAAATTTAGTGTTTAACATGAGCTCTAGGAGTTTGCCTTTTAATGTGATCTCAGGGtttaataaaatatacattGTTAACTGTGGGGAAGAACACCTAAGAATAACCATGCAAACAAGGCAGTTGTAATATGGCTTTAATCACTattattatttatcattattataACAATTTAATGAGTATTCACTgcagttcattttaaaaacaactgcaAAACAGATTAGAGAATTACTGAGGTTGTGAGGaggtttaatttgttttaaatcaaattGTTCATTTCAAAAAGTCTCTCTTTACACTGAGCTTTAACTCCTGAGTAAGGTACTGCAGACCACTGTCTGTGCTTCATCTCCAACTCACTGCAAACAACTTGTCATCAGTTCCTCTGTGTTCTGGTTTGTTCTGAATGGTTCTtcagaaaaacttaaaaataaaatcctgtaGTTCCCAAGTTaccagccctgtcctgctctggCAGGTAACTCAGCCACAGAAGGTAACCTGGTATCCCAGACAGGTGCTTGCATTACTTAAGGCTCTTGTACTACAAAACTTCACCTCCTCTGCGACATTCTGTAGGCTTCACGATTTTAAATCAAGACAATATATTCTCCATGCACGTGTGCCATCCTAAATCTCTGCCAAAATTCTTAGCTTCTAACACAGAAATGTAATTCAGGTTTTTCTTAAACTGGAGTGCCTAGGAAATACCCAAACCACAGAAGTCATCTAAAAATCCCTGAGGTTTTCCAAGTCCCAAAGAATTAAACATACTTTAGCACAACACCTCTTCCCTCTGAGTGTGCCTTCAGTTGTTGTGCCATGTTTAGTGACATGTGAATGTTAAACCAACCAGCATTCTGCCACGGGGAACAGAGGCAGGAGGGACAAAGCATTGCCATAATCTATGTATGATTTTAAGGATATTCAACATCCAGGTATTTCTCCACTGTTACCTCCTGCTGTTCGTGGGATTTGTTAACCTGATTTCCAAATGTGATCTACCAACTTTCAGCAAGCTTGAGTGGAACTGCTGTTGGAACTACCTCTGTGAATAAAGTCAGAAAGAGCAGAACCTCTTCTGTTGGCTCATTTCATATCAGTACTGTGCACAGAAGTTCAGGGCTGCCTTTAACAGGATGCTCAAATATACAGGAATCCAGTCTGCTTCAGGAAAGTGTAAATTTATACCAGTTCTTATCAGCTCTGAACTGCAAACACATCATTTCCTCATGGTCCCTCTGCTGGAGTCCTTACAGTCCTAGAAAATTTGGGTACAGGCCAAGAATTAAGAGGTTGCAGTCTTAAAGCCAATTCTACTGCTAAAGCTAATTTTGAcagcctaatttttttttttaagaatgacAACAACAAGAGAAAaactaaatttaatttattttatcaaaaacTATAGGAAGATAGCAATACTAGAGATGACacaatatgaaaagaaaatgttcctgaGCTTACAAACTGCATATTCTAATACAGTTCCtaaaacatacattaaaaataaccaaaagaTTGACTTAATTGGAGATTAAATAAATAGACAATAGCTTTTCTTACAGGTAATCTTGCAGCTTTAGTTTTGctaccaaaaaataaaaataaaaccaacaaaaatgaACAGCTGGAGGACAGGTCACCAGCCCCCAAGAAGTGCATACACGACTGAACTGGTGACCGTGACGATGCCAACAGaccacaaagcaaaacaaaggcagaagcTGGGCTGGTTTAGGTTCCCTAAGAAgttgaaaacagctttttctgcatttccaatTCGGCAATTTTCTGCCAAACTCATAAAAACAGTAAAAGGAGTTTTAAAAGTGACACAGTGTCCCATTGAGCTCATTTACTGACTGCAATCCAAATACACTgaatatgtaaatataaaatactgttCAAGGCTCTTATGTTGGAAACTGGATCCATGGGtttccttcaaataaatacaaaatactgcTACCTCCCAGAACACAAATTAACGGTTCTTTATTTATGGCAGAAGATAACACACATATCCTTAACAAACAGCAGCATTATTCCAGTGCTGGTGATAAcattctctgcctctggaaaaggagaCACTGCACTCCAGTACAACTGCCACAACTATTACCTTCTAAAATGCACCAACTTGCAATATTTAAATCAAACTGGGCATGGGGAGAGACAGAGCCTGGGGCCCACCCTGTGCCCCGGCACAGGGGAGGCTGGAGTAAGGAATCCATCTTTTGGAGCAAGGAATCCATCTCTTGGAGCAAGGAATCCATCTCTTGCCGCAGCCATTccttcctgcagggacagcGCAGGCTGCAGACTGCAGCAGATTAAGGAGCTGGAGACTGCAGATTCCATCCACATGGAATGCACTGCTCACTTGAGCTACATGCAAGAGAAAGCACTAATGATTCTAAACGATGCAAGATCATCTAGAGTTTGCTGACATTAAAGCTCCATATTCCACTtaaaactttaaattaaaaaaaaaaaatcattagagATATGGCATAATAAAAACTGACAAGACTCAGCGGTTATCAACTGTGTGGATACAGGTGAGCCTGATCACATCAAATACTTCCAAATCTAGGCAAACTTTCTCCTATTCATTAAACAATATAAAGTCTCTATTTCAATGTGTATCTCTGTATTGTAGATTACAAAACTCACACAGCATTTCCAGTGGCCCATGCTCTTCACCAAAAGTTTAAAACTGATTTTGGCTAGTAGCATATAAAATGTCATTTGCTACCAAAGAGCCAGATCTTCAGTACAAATGCAACTGTGCTTCTTAAGGAACAACATTGAAATGCTCTTTCTGAAGTGCTAGTAATTAACATGGAATTTAAGGCATTTTCTAACAAATTAAGTAAACAGTTACATGCTGGGTACTTGACTTCATTCACCTGAGCCAACAGCTGTGCACCTTATAAAGGCAACTAGCTGACCTATGATACATAGCCAGCAGCCAGCTATGGAGCATCCATTTATGGAGCAACATTATTCTGCCTGACCCTGTCAACATTTATGTGACTTGTAAGCAATATGCAAGTTTTACAAGCTTTGAATCCATGAGAATAAAGCATTTGGATCATACCTAGAGCATGGACCTTGGCTGTAACTCCACTCATCACCCACCTCAACTGCTATTCAGTGGTTTTGAAGCCAAGCAAAACTTAGCATATGTTATGAATAGATTGAGACAACTTTAAGatg includes:
- the DCLRE1C gene encoding protein artemis isoform X1; the protein is MSRFGGRTREYPAVSIDRFDHDNVRARAFFLSHCHKDHMKGLRATALKRRLEGSLKVKLYCSPVTKELLLTNWKYKFWENHIVALEVETPTQISLEDETSGEKEDVVVTLLPAGHCPGSVMFLFEGENGTVLYTGDFRLAKGEAARMELLHSGTRIKDIQSVYLDTTFCDPKFYHIPSREECLNGILELVRSWTSLSRNHVVWLNCKAAYGYEYLFINLSEELGIQVHMNKLDMFRNMPEILCHVTTDRHTQIHACRHPRDEDCFRGNRLPCGMTCHNGTPLHIISIKPSTMWFGERKKKTSVIVRTGERTYRACFSFHSSYSEIKDFLSYISPVNVYPNVLPLGATEDKVMEILKPLCRSYRRNMEPRYKPLGTLKRAHKRELSDTDEDDLFDSELISTRPKIPKQQRGESRPSSTGQSENAEGNINEGTESYKGTTAYTSLKVDFVDCEESNDDDNDDEDDEEESEKNTVQFHSHEPDATYTANFNGVTSDQQESNANVPCWDEFFTGNKLEESSENEDNVPSSADAGGSQSLFSDSDGVSDSTHISSQNSSQSTHISEQGSQGWDSQMDTVLITSQERSALDMSKGGSRAVVPVLQETPTDTQLDSGRGKPPGQNRPCAHYGACALKSKGCEKAAEAGAAHVQDVLVEISDSSRTPDLELRRDSQSSSDFEIPLTPDAEAPQPDKLHHLYKKLAAGENIINEKKVS
- the DCLRE1C gene encoding protein artemis isoform X2, with the translated sequence MFLFEGENGTVLYTGDFRLAKGEAARMELLHSGTRIKDIQSVYLDTTFCDPKFYHIPSREECLNGILELVRSWTSLSRNHVVWLNCKAAYGYEYLFINLSEELGIQVHMNKLDMFRNMPEILCHVTTDRHTQIHACRHPRDEDCFRGNRLPCGMTCHNGTPLHIISIKPSTMWFGERKKKTSVIVRTGERTYRACFSFHSSYSEIKDFLSYISPVNVYPNVLPLGATEDKVMEILKPLCRSYRRNMEPRYKPLGTLKRAHKRELSDTDEDDLFDSELISTRPKIPKQQRGESRPSSTGQSENAEGNINEGTESYKGTTAYTSLKVDFVDCEESNDDDNDDEDDEEESEKNTVQFHSHEPDATYTANFNGVTSDQQESNANVPCWDEFFTGNKLEESSENEDNVPSSADAGGSQSLFSDSDGVSDSTHISSQNSSQSTHISEQGSQGWDSQMDTVLITSQERSALDMSKGGSRAVVPVLQETPTDTQLDSGRGKPPGQNRPCAHYGACALKSKGCEKAAEAGAAHVQDVLVEISDSSRTPDLELRRDSQSSSDFEIPLTPDAEAPQPDKLHHLYKKLAAGENIINEKKVS